A genomic stretch from Penaeus vannamei isolate JL-2024 chromosome 6, ASM4276789v1, whole genome shotgun sequence includes:
- the LOC113815370 gene encoding uncharacterized PE-PGRS family protein PE_PGRS54 isoform X39 has translation MEGSSRVLLSLLVAGLAVLPHLVNARSPTPNIHICHSLTCPEQDAFYAHPTFCTDYVHCVAGVPYVKKCPSNLNFNAVKGACDHPRDAHCTPFKTSCELTSPFVPGGVTDDLVTCDCEGPCIKPHPYRCDAFYHCDAAGVEHLTKCPGDLMFNAMVEQCDLPENTKCEPAPSCSCDNCRYPSSEKCSAYWLCEGGQAVQHFCSNGLLFNRDTSQCDLAINVDCSEGAWEEGAFLETACVDRRLDCPKFVKDGGCQCSGSNCDWQSFVLRNCPKSCGSCKVNKMISKRTFALEEKGLKRKHHSSKESGSKESGSKESGSKESGSKESGSKESGSKESGSKESGSKESGSKESGSKESGSKESGSKESGSKESGSKESGSKESGSKESGSKESGSKESGSKESGSKESGSKESGSNESHKPGHSHECGGNGGSGSGGGGGDGGSGGGGGDGGSGGGGGDGGSGGDGGSGGGGGSGGDGGNGGEGGNGGNNGNGGSGGGSGGGGEGGNGVGGGSGSGGGDGGNGGSGGSGGGSGGGGEGGNGGGGGSGSGGGDGGNNGNGGSGGGSGGGGEGGNGGGGGSGSGGGDGGNNGNGGSGGGSGGGGEGGNGGGGGSGSGGGDGGNGGSGGSGGGSGGGGEGGNGGGGGSGSGGGDGGNNGNGGSGGGSGGGGEGGNGGGGGSGSGGGDGGNNGNGGSGGGSGGGGEGGNGGGGGSGSGGGDGGNNGNGGSGGGSGGGGEGGNGGGGGSGSGGGDGGNNGNGGSGGGSGGGGEGGNGGGGGSGSGGGDGGNGGSGGSGGGSGGGGDEDCQDNEVDCVYWAANNDCICKPTDGDCSWQYYVSATCPKSCGTCGNGGGGGDGGNGGGGGDGGNGGGGGDGGDGGNGGSIDGCVIDCSLGKYLPHPTDCRKFIQCAPYGPEEMPCAPGTVWNQQKLTCDHEWASPCVTGSYLTPEGLPCGGGSGGDGGNGGGGGDGGDGGNGGSIDGCVIDCSLGKYLPHPTDCRKFIQCAPYGPEEMPCAPGTVWNQQKLTCDHEWASLCVTGSYLTPEGLPCGGGSGGDGGNGGGGGDGGNGGGGGDGGNGGGGGDGGNGGGGGDGGNGGGGGDGGNGGGGGDGGNGGGGGDGGDGGNGGSISGCVIDCSLGKYLPHPTDCRKFIQCAPYGPEEMPCAPGTVWNQQKLTCDHEWASPCVTGSYLTPEGLPCGGGSGGDGGNVGGGGDGGNGGGGGDGGNGGGGGDGGNGGGGEDGGNGGGGGDGGNGGGGGDGGNGGGGGDGGNGGGGGDGGNEGGGGDGGNGGGGGDGGDGGNGGSIDGCVIDCSLGKYLPHPSDCRKFIQCAPYGPEEMPCAPGTVWNQQKLTCDHEWASPCVTGSYLTPEGLPCGGGSGGDGGNGGGGGDGGNGGGGGDGGNGGGGGDGGNGGGGGDGGNGGGGGDGGNGGGGGDGGDGGNGGSIDGCVIDCSLGKYLPHPTDCRKFIQCAPYGPEEMPCAPGTVWNQQKLTCDHEWASPCVTGSYLTPEGLPCGGGSGGDGGNGGGGGDGGNGGGGGDGGNGGGGGDGGNGGGGGDGGNGGGGGDGGNGGGGGDGGNGGGSGGGDGGNGGGGGDGGNGGGGGDGGNGGGGGDGGNGGGGGDGGNGGGGGDGGNGGGGGDGGNGGGGGDGGNGGGGGDGGNGGGDGGEDCPLSCPEKEGLFPHPRDCKKWIHCSHNIPFVKKCPFHLHFNPVQRVCDWPFRAQCIAAPDADCQIPEPVLPTEPPNVKPDICDCECCLRPHPEDCTAYYYCEPNASAEFHTCSEGLVFNPQLSQCVLQVDYPQCQPEKPPTCDPTCECLYPAHSCSEYYKCNGDGIPVKYECTGGLYFNDQKHTCDLPENVSCEERRKRSEIDPVTEQHYILPEECKDLQGMYAIRDRPSSYYLCSHGVAFEMRCPDGGVFSSKAKKCILRK, from the exons GATCCCCGACTCCGAACATACATATCTGTCACAGCCTGACCTGCCCTGAACAGGACGCCTTCTACGCGCACCCGACCTTCTGCACAGACTACGTCCACTGCGTCGCCGGCGTCCCATATGTCAAG AAATGCCCTTCAAACCTGAACTTCAACGCTGTGAAGGGGGCGTGCGACCACCCGAGGGACGCCCACTGCACGCCCTTCAAGACGTCCTGCGAGCTGACGAGCCCTTTCGTCCCAGGAGGCGTGACAGACGACCTCGTGACGTGTGACTGCGAAGGCCCCTGCATCAAGCCGCACCCGTACCGCTGCGATGCCTTCTACCACTGCGACGCT GCGGGCGTGGAGCACCTTACGAAGTGTCCCGGAGACTTGATGTTCAACGCGATGGTTGAACAATGTGATCTGCCGGAGAACACCAAATGTGAACCGGCGCCCTCCTGTTCCTGTGACAACTGCCGGTACCCTTCGTCCGAAAAGTGCTCTGCTTACTGGCTGT GTGAGGGTGGCCAAGCAGTTCAGCATTTCTGCAGTAACGGCCTTCTCTTCAACCGTGACACGTCACAGTGCGATCTGGCCATCAATGTAGACTGTAGCGAAGGGGCCTGGGAAGAAGGTGCTTTCCTGGAGACGGCCTGCGTTGACCGACGTTTGGACTGTCCAAAGTTTGTGAAGGATGGAGGGTGTCAGTGCAGTGGAAGTAACTGCGACTGGCAGTCGTTTGTTCTTAGGAACTGTCCAAAATCCTGTGGCAGCTGCAAAGTAAACAAAATGATTAGCAAGAGGACATTTGCCTTAGAAGAAAAAGGACTTAAAAGAAAGCATCATAgtagcaaagagtctggaagcaaggagtctggaagcaaagagtctggaagcaaggaatccggaagcaaagagtctggaagcaaagagtctggaagcaaagagtctggaagcaaggaatccggaagcaaagagtctggaagcaaagagtctggaagcaaggaatccggaagcaaagagtctggaagcaaagagtctggaagcaaggaatccggaagcaaagagtctggaagcaaggagtccggaagcaaagagtctggaagcaaggagtccggaagcaaagagtctggaagcaagGAGTCCGGAAGCAAGGAGTCCGggagcaaagagtctggaagtaATGAAAGCCACAAACCAGGCCATAGTCATGaatgtggtggtaatggtggatcTGGAagcggaggaggcggtggagacggtggaagcggaggaggcggtggagacggtggaagcggaggaggcggtggagacgGTGGAAGCGGTGGAGACGGTGGAAGCGGAGGAGGCGGTGGAAGCGGAGGAGACGGTGGAAacggaggagaaggtggaaacgGTGGAAACAACGGcaatggaggaagtggaggtggatcaggaggcggaggagaaggaggcaacgGTGTAGGTGGaggcagcggaagtggaggaggagacggtggGAATGGCggcagtggaggaagtggaggtggatcaggaggcggaggagaaggaggcaacggtggaggcggaggcagcggaagtggaggaggagacggtggAAACAACGGcaatggaggaagtggaggtggatcaggaggcggaggagaaggaggcaacggtggaggtggaggcagcggaagtggagggggagacggTGGAAACAACGGCAATGGAGGAAGTGGCGGTGGatcaggaggcggaggagaaggaggcaacggtggaggcggaggcagcggaagtggaggaggagacggtggAAATGGCggcagtggaggaagtggaggtggatcaggaggcggaggagaaggaggcaacggtggaggcggaggcagcggaagtggaggaggagacggtggAAACAACGGcaatggaggaagtggaggtggatcaggaggcggaggagaaggaggcaacggtggaggcggaggcagcggaagtggaggaggagacggtggAAACAACGGcaatggaggaagtggaggtggatcaggaggcggaggagaaggaggcaacggtggaggtggaggcagcggaagtggaggaggagacggtggAAACAACGGcaatggaggaagtggaggtggatcaggaggcggaggagaaggaggcaacggtggaggcggaggcagcggaagtggaggaggagacggcGGAAACAACGGcaatggaggaagtggaggtggatcaggaggcggaggagaaggaggcaacggtggaggcggaggcagcggaagtggaggaggagacggtggAAATGGCggcagtggaggaagtggaggtggatcaggaggcggaggagatgaAGACTGTCAAGATAACGAAGTGGACTGCGTGTACTGGGCAGCAAACAATGATTGCATATGCAAGCCCACAGATGGAGACTGCTCATGGCAATACTACGTGTCTGCAACATGTCCAAAGAGCTGTGGTACTTGTGGAaacggaggtggcggtggagacggcggaaacggaggtggcggtggagacggcggaaacggaggtggcggtggagacgGTGGTGATGGAGGAAATGGTGGAAGCATTGACGGTTGCGTCATTGACTGCTCCCTCGGAAAGTATCTGCCACATCCAACTGACTGCCGCAAGTTCATCCAGTGTGCCCCGTATGGTCCCGAAGAGATGCCTTGTGCTCCTGGAACGGTCTGGAACCAACAGAAACTCACCTGTGATCACGAATGGGCTTCTCCTTGTGTGACAGGCAGCTACTTGACTCCAGAAGGTCTACCatgtggaggaggtagtg gcggagacggcggaaacggag gtggcggtggagacgGTGGTGATGGAGGAAATGGTGGAAGCATTGACGGTTGCGTCATTGACTGCTCCCTCGGAAAGTATCTGCCACATCCAACTGACTGCCGCAAGTTCATCCAGTGTGCCCCGTATGGTCCCGAAGAGATGCCTTGTGCTCCTGGAACGGTCTGGAACCAACAGAAACTCACCTGTGATCACGAATGGGCTTCTCTTTGTGTGACAGGCAGCTACTTGACTCCAGAAGGTCTACCatgtggaggaggtagtggtggagacggcggaaacggaggtggaggcggagacgGCGGAAACGGAG gtggcggcggagacggcggaaacggaggtggcggtggagacggcggaaacggag gtggcggtggagacggcggaaacggaggtggcggtggagacggcggaaacggaggtggaggcggagacggcggaaacggag gtggcggtggagacgGTGGTGATGGAGGAAATGGTGGAAGCATCAGCGGTTGCGTCATTGACTGCTCCCTCGGAAAGTATCTGCCACATCCAACTGACTGCCGCAAGTTCATCCAGTGTGCCCCGTATGGTCCCGAAGAGATGCCTTGTGCGCCTGGAACGGTCTGGAACCAACAGAAACTCACCTGTGATCACGAATGGGCTTCTCCTTGTGTGACAGGCAGCTACTTGACTCCAGAAGGTCTACCATGTGGAGGAGGTAGTGGCGGAGACGGCGGAAATGTAGGTGGAGGCGGAGACGGCGGAAACGGAGGTGGCGGCGGAGACGGCGGAAacggaggtggcggaggagacggcggaaacggaggtggaggcgaagacggcggaaacggaggtggcggtggagacggcggaaacggag gtggcggtggagacggcggaaatggaggtggcggtggagacggcggaaacggaggtggcggtggagacgGCGGAAATGAAGGTGGCGGTGGAGACGGCGGAaacggaggtggcggtggagacgGTGGTGATGGAGGAAATGGTGGAAGCATCGACGGTTGCGTCATTGACTGCTCCCTCGGAAAGTATCTGCCACATCCATCTGACTGCCGCAAGTTCATCCAGTGTGCCCCGTATGGTCCCGAAGAGATGCCTTGTGCTCCTGGAACGGTCTGGAACCAACAGAAACTCACCTGTGATCACGAATGGGCTTCTCCTTGTGTGACAGGCAGCTACTTGACTCCAGAAGGTCTACCatgtggaggaggtagtggtggagatggcggaaatggaggtggaggcggagacggcggaaacggaggtggcggcggagacggcggaaacggaggtggcggtggagacggcggaaacggag gtggcggtggagacggcggaaacggaggtggcggtggagacggcggaaacggaggtggcggtggagacgGTGGTGATGGAGGAAATGGTGGAAGCATTGACGGTTGCGTCATTGACTGCTCCCTTGGAAAGTATCTGCCACATCCAACTGACTGCCGCAAGTTCATCCAGTGTGCCCCGTATGGTCCCGAAGAGATGCCTTGTGCTCCTGGAACGGTCTGGAACCAACAGAAACTCACCTGTGATCACGAATGGGCTTCTCCTTGTGTGACAGGCAGCTACTTGACTCCAGAAGGTCTACCatgtggaggaggtagtggtggagacggcggaaacggaggtggaggcggagacggcggaaacggaggtggcggtggagacggcggaaacggaggtggcggtggagacggcggaaacggaggtggcggtggagacggcggaaacggaggtggcggaggagacggcggaaacggaggtggtggtggagacggcggaaacggaggtggaAGTGGCGGTGGAGATggcggaaacggaggtggaggtggagacggcggaaacggaggtggcggtggagacggtggaaacggaggtggcggtggagacggcggaaacggaggtggcggtggagacggcggaaacggaggtggcggtggagacggcggaaacggaggtggcggtggagacggcggaaacggaggtggcggtggagatggcggaaatggaggtggaggtggagacggcggaaacggaggtggtgatggaggtgaagaTTGTCCATTGTCGTGTCCAGAAAAAGAAGGTCTTTTCCCTCATCCCCGGGATTGTAAGAAATGGATTCATTGTTCCCACAACATACCTTTTGTCAAGAAGTGTCCCTTCCATCTTCATTTCAATCCCGTCCAACGAGTATGTGACTGGCCATTTAGAGCCCAGTGTATTGCTGCTCCTGATGCTGACTGTCAGATTCCAGAACCTGTGCTTCCCACAGAGCCCCCTAATGTAAAACCTGACATTTGTGACTGTGAATGCTGCCTCAGACCTCATCCAGAGGATTGCACAGCCTACTATTACTGTGAG CCAAACGCAAGCGCCGAATTCCACACCTGTTCCGAAGGGCTCGTGTTCAACCCGCAGTTAAGTCAGTGTGTTCTTCAAGTAGATTATCCGCAGTGTCAGCCTGAGAAACCTCCAACATGCGACCCTACATGTGAATGTCTGTACCCTGCTCACAGCTGCTCAGAATACTACAAAT GTAATGGCGATGGCATTCCTGTTAAATATGAGTGTACAGGAGGGCTTTACTTCAACGACCAGAAACACACGTGTGACCTCCCTGAAAATGTTTCCTGTGAGGAGCGACGTAAAAGAAGTGAAATAGACCCTGTAACGGAACAACACTACATCTTAC cggAGGAGTGTAAGGATCTGCAAGGAATGTATGCCATTAGAGACAGACCAAGTTCGTATTACCTTTGCAGTCACGGCGTAGCCTTTGAAATGCGGTGTCCAGATGGCGGCGTTTTCTCAAGCAAAGCCAAGAAATGCATCTTAAGGAAGTAA